A genomic segment from Lemur catta isolate mLemCat1 chromosome 9, mLemCat1.pri, whole genome shotgun sequence encodes:
- the RCCD1 gene encoding RCC1 domain-containing protein 1 isoform X1, producing the protein MAEEQPGAWFGFGFCGFGQALGSGRGRQVHSPEPLGAGVDVCRVSASWSYTAFVTRGGHVELSGSASGAAGDCRDAWASEGLLVVLRAGPGPGSGALLQAWTPGSFLRGEPLWAQDVVSEAEGEDEAGCGAQTGTLPLLPGALTYVSPRPPFYRTLAAELRARRLELGAEHALLLGGAGQVFSWGGGRHGQLGHGTLEAELEPRMLEALQGLPVAEVAAGGWHSVCVSETGDIYVWGWNESGQLALPARSLAEDRKTATGEGLKEDGAEVKRATGGEEGAPAPFIAIQPFPALLDLPRGSDAVQASCGSRHTAVVTRTGELYTWGWGKYGQLGHKDAASLDRPCLVEYFVDKQLQVKAVTCGPWNTYVYAVEKGKR; encoded by the exons ATGGCCGAGGAGCAGCCAGGGGCCTGGTTCGGCTTCGGCTTCTGCGGCTTCGGGCAGGCGCTGGGCTCCGGACGCGGGCGCCAAGTGCACAGCCCCGAGCCGCTGGGCGCGGGTGTGGACGTCTGCCGCGTGAGCGCGAGCTGGAGCTACACCGCCTTCGTGACCC GTGGAGGCCACGTGGAGCTGTCGGGCTCTGCTAGCGGCGCAGCGGGCGACTGCCGGGACGCGTGGGCCTCGGAGGGGCTCCTCGTGGTGCTGCGCGCCGGGCCAGGGCCGGGGTCCGGGGCCTTACTGCAGGCCTGGACGCCCGGCTCGTTTCTCCGTGGGGAGCCCCTGTGGGCCCAGGACGTGGTGTCAGAGGCCGAGGGGGAAGACGAAGCTGGCTGTGGGGCCCAGACTGGGACGCTGCCCCTGCTGCCGGGCGCCCTCACCTACGTGAGCCCGCGGCCGCCCTTCTACCGGACTCTGGCCGCGGAGCTGCGAGCGCGCCGGCTGGAGCTGGGCGCTGAGCATGCCTTGCTGCTGGGCGGGGCCGGCCAGGTGTTCTcctggggcgggggcag ACATGGACAGCTGGGCCACGGGAccctggaggcagagctggagccAAGGATGTTGGAGGCCTTACAGGGCCTACCCGTGGCTGAGGTGGCCGCCGGTGGCTGGCATTCTGTGTGCGTGAGTG AGACTGGAGATATCTATGTCTGGGGCTGGAATGAATCAGGACAGCTGGCCCTGCCCGCCAGGAGTTTGGCAGAGGACAGGAAGACAGCCACAGGGGAAG GACTGAAGGAAGATGGTGCTGAAGTGAAGAGAGCAACCGGAGGTGAGGAGGGAGCCCCTGCCCCCTTCATAGCCATCCAGCCCTTCCCGGCTCTGCTGGATCTGCCCCGGGGCTCAGATGCCGTCCAGGCCAGCTGCGGGTCCCGGCACACAGCTGTGGTGACAC GAACGGGGGAGCTCTACACCTGGGGCTGGG GTAAATACGGACAGCTTGGCCACAAGGACGCTGCCAGCTTGGACCGGCCCTGCCTCGTGGAATACTTTGTAGATAAACAACTCCAAGTAAAGGCTGTCACCTGTGGGCCCTGGAACACCTACGTGTATGCTGTAGAGAAAGGGAAGCGCTAA
- the RCCD1 gene encoding RCC1 domain-containing protein 1 isoform X2, protein MAEEQPGAWFGFGFCGFGQALGSGRGRQVHSPEPLGAGVDVCRVSASWSYTAFVTRGGHVELSGSASGAAGDCRDAWASEGLLVVLRAGPGPGSGALLQAWTPGSFLRGEPLWAQDVVSEAEGEDEAGCGAQTGTLPLLPGALTYVSPRPPFYRTLAAELRARRLELGAEHALLLGGAGQVFSWGGGRHGQLGHGTLEAELEPRMLEALQGLPVAEVAAGGWHSVCVSETGDIYVWGWNESGQLALPARSLAEDRKTATGEGLKEDGAEVKRATGGTGELYTWGWGKYGQLGHKDAASLDRPCLVEYFVDKQLQVKAVTCGPWNTYVYAVEKGKR, encoded by the exons ATGGCCGAGGAGCAGCCAGGGGCCTGGTTCGGCTTCGGCTTCTGCGGCTTCGGGCAGGCGCTGGGCTCCGGACGCGGGCGCCAAGTGCACAGCCCCGAGCCGCTGGGCGCGGGTGTGGACGTCTGCCGCGTGAGCGCGAGCTGGAGCTACACCGCCTTCGTGACCC GTGGAGGCCACGTGGAGCTGTCGGGCTCTGCTAGCGGCGCAGCGGGCGACTGCCGGGACGCGTGGGCCTCGGAGGGGCTCCTCGTGGTGCTGCGCGCCGGGCCAGGGCCGGGGTCCGGGGCCTTACTGCAGGCCTGGACGCCCGGCTCGTTTCTCCGTGGGGAGCCCCTGTGGGCCCAGGACGTGGTGTCAGAGGCCGAGGGGGAAGACGAAGCTGGCTGTGGGGCCCAGACTGGGACGCTGCCCCTGCTGCCGGGCGCCCTCACCTACGTGAGCCCGCGGCCGCCCTTCTACCGGACTCTGGCCGCGGAGCTGCGAGCGCGCCGGCTGGAGCTGGGCGCTGAGCATGCCTTGCTGCTGGGCGGGGCCGGCCAGGTGTTCTcctggggcgggggcag ACATGGACAGCTGGGCCACGGGAccctggaggcagagctggagccAAGGATGTTGGAGGCCTTACAGGGCCTACCCGTGGCTGAGGTGGCCGCCGGTGGCTGGCATTCTGTGTGCGTGAGTG AGACTGGAGATATCTATGTCTGGGGCTGGAATGAATCAGGACAGCTGGCCCTGCCCGCCAGGAGTTTGGCAGAGGACAGGAAGACAGCCACAGGGGAAG GACTGAAGGAAGATGGTGCTGAAGTGAAGAGAGCAACCGGAG GAACGGGGGAGCTCTACACCTGGGGCTGGG GTAAATACGGACAGCTTGGCCACAAGGACGCTGCCAGCTTGGACCGGCCCTGCCTCGTGGAATACTTTGTAGATAAACAACTCCAAGTAAAGGCTGTCACCTGTGGGCCCTGGAACACCTACGTGTATGCTGTAGAGAAAGGGAAGCGCTAA